AGCTCTGGTTGGCTGCCTCGAAGAGACGGGTGAGACCGAGGCTCGCGAAGCCGAATGCGCCGGTCAGCGAGAGGCTGGGGAACATAGCGGCACGCGCTGCCCCTACGTCGTAGTTGGCGGCCCTGAGCTCGTGCTCGGCCTGTAAGATGTCCGGGCGGCGCAGCAGAAGATCGGATGGAAGACCGGGAGCAAGCTGAGTTCGGATTGGCTGCTGCATCAGCCCGACCGGTGATGGGAGATCCGCCGGGGCAGGGCTTCCGACGGCGAGCGTCAGCGCGTTGGTGGCCTGTGCAAGGTCACGCGTGCGCAGCTGCTGGTCTGCTTCCGCCTGCCGCACCAGCCCCTCCGCCTGGGCAACTTCGGGCCCGCCGACCTGGCCGGCGTCGTGGAGTCTGCGGGTAAGATCGAGTGAGACACGCCAGTCGGCCAAGGTAGTTCCGGTCAGTCTTAACTGCTCATCCGCCAACCGCTCGTTAAGATATGCCTCGGCGACTGTTGCGATGATGGCGATCCGCGCGGCGCGCCTGCCTTCATCCGTGGCGAGGTAACGCTCGAACGCGGCCTGCGTCTGCGACCGGATACGCCCGAAAAGGTCTATCTCGAACGATGTGAGCGCCGCCTGCGCGCCAAACTGACCGAATTCAACGCCATCCCCCGGCCGCTGGTCCGGATCGAGCCCAGCCCCGGCACCGGCGATTGACGAAGGCTGGCGTTGCCGCGTGTAGCTGGCCTGGACCTCGCCGGTCGGCCATCTCGCGGCGCGCGTAACACGGAACTGCGCCTGCGCCTCACGTACCTGCAGCGTTGCGATGCGCAGGTCGCGATTCTCTGCCAGCGCAATGTCGATTAGACGCTGCAGCCGAGGATCCCCGAACATCTCCCGCCACTGCAGGTTGACAGGGGGCGCCTCGGTGCCGACTGCGCCGCCGGGATAGGCTGCTGCGATCGGGGCAGGTGGCAACTCGAACTGAGGATTCATCGAGCAGCCTGCAAGCAGGAGCAGAAGGGTTGCCGAACGGAGCGGACGTTTGGGAGCCATGTCGGTCAAGCCTCGACTGGAGTTGCTGTCATCTGGTCGCCTCGCTTGCGGCGAAGACGTGTGGCGAGACGAACCACGACAACGAAGAATGCGGGGACCAGGAAGATTGCGAGAACCGTGCCCGTGATCATTCCGCCGAAAACGCCCGTACCGATCGCATGCTGGGTCTCCGCACTGGCGCCGCTCGCAATCATCAACGGGACGATGCCGAGGGTGAAGGCGAGGCTGGTCATGAGAATGGGGCGCAGGCGAACTTTCGCCGCCGCGACGGCAGCATCGACCACGTCCTTGCCTTCCTCCACATATTGCTTGGCGAATTCGACGATCAGGATCGCATTCTTGGCGCTCAGTCCGATGATGGTGATGAGGCCCACCTGGAAGAACACGTCGCTTGCCAGCTGCCGGAGGATGATAGCCGCGAAGGCGCCGATCAAACCTAGCGGAACGACGAGAATGACCGACAGGGGGATGGCCCAGCTTTCGTAGAGGGCGGCCAGAACCAGGAACACCACAAGCATCGAGAAGGCCATCAGCATCGTCGTCTGAGAGCCGGCCTGCTGTTCCTGCAGGGAAACACCCGTCCACTCGACCGCGAAGCCTTTCGGAAGCTGGCTGGCGAGGCGTTCCATTTCCGCCATGGCGGCGCCGCTGGAAACACCCAAGTTGGGGTAGCCTGCGATCCGGACGGCCGGGTAGCCGTTGTAGCGGACCAGCTGCAGCGCTCCCTTCTCCCATACGGGTTGCACCACCTCGGCGAGCGGTACCATGTTCCCGTTCGCATTGCGAACGTTGAGCTTTAGAATGTCCCCGAGCTGCATCCGCGCGGTTGCGTTTGCCTGCACGATGACCTGCTGCATGGCTCCGCCGTTCGGGAAATCGTTGACGTAGGCGGAACCCATCGAGGCAGAAAGCGCATCGCTGATCGCGGTGAAAGGCACGCCCATCGCCTGCGCCTTTTCCCGGTCAATCGAGAGCCGAACATTGGTACCCGCGGGCAGTCCGTCGGGGTAGACGAAGGTTACCACCTGGCTCTTGGATGCGAGCGCCACCAGCTTGTCCTGGGCCGCAATCAACGCCTCATAGCCGAGACCCGCGCGATCCTCGAGGCGCATCGTGAAGCCGCCCGAGGTGCCGAGCTCGTCGATAGCGGGAGGCGCGAGGCTCATCACGGTGCCCTCCGGAATGGCTTTGAGCGCTTCGGTCGCGCGGGCAATCTCATCCTGAACGGTGGCGCCGTTCCGCTCGTCCCAGTCCTTCATCACCGTGAAAGCGGTGGCAACGTTGGGACCGGCGCCTGCAAAGCCGAAGCCCATGATGCTGACGTTCGTCTTGATCCCGGGACGATCCGCCACGTAGCGCTCATAGATGCGTAGAGCCTCGTCCGTGCGCTCGGCGGTGGCGTCCGGCGGCAGCTGTATGCTGGTCAGGAAATAGCCCTGGTCCTCCTCGGGAAGGAATGAAGTCGGCCAATTCGCAAAGGCAACTCCGACCAGCCCCAGCACGGCGGCGAATACCAGCATTGCCCGGCCCGTGCGCTTAAGGATCGC
The nucleotide sequence above comes from Sphingosinicella sp. BN140058. Encoded proteins:
- a CDS encoding efflux transporter outer membrane subunit, translated to MAPKRPLRSATLLLLLAGCSMNPQFELPPAPIAAAYPGGAVGTEAPPVNLQWREMFGDPRLQRLIDIALAENRDLRIATLQVREAQAQFRVTRAARWPTGEVQASYTRQRQPSSIAGAGAGLDPDQRPGDGVEFGQFGAQAALTSFEIDLFGRIRSQTQAAFERYLATDEGRRAARIAIIATVAEAYLNERLADEQLRLTGTTLADWRVSLDLTRRLHDAGQVGGPEVAQAEGLVRQAEADQQLRTRDLAQATNALTLAVGSPAPADLPSPVGLMQQPIRTQLAPGLPSDLLLRRPDILQAEHELRAANYDVGAARAAMFPSLSLTGAFGFASLGLTRLFEAANQSWNVSPQLTVPMLQPQAKGALAAAKTRTGIAVATYERAIQTAFREVADALAGRETYEKQRIAQEEAASVARRRVVLTNMRFRAGLESRLDLLDAQRTEYSARQSVLEVKRAELAGGVSLFRALGGGASDHGDPGSDPARERTQGL